The following are encoded together in the Pseudodesulfovibrio indicus genome:
- a CDS encoding FecR family protein, which produces MHRPGYLLSLFLPLLLLFTLLSLQRPALAAEVSQDAIGEVAYLAGSVIAERADGSLRSLAISQPVLTGDVIVTGSRSRVEIVFNDRSVFSQGPDGRTTLDDYAYSGEPSGAKMLLKVGLGTVRYVTGEIVKSNPDGFALETPLATIGIRGTEVYAEVAPQSVRAGVLSMTPGHTVSVASPRQSRSISGPGMSVEVSRDGEVSPPAPTAPEVRERVIREAPQTTQGERPGAASVTPSEIANRIKAFEEGIDRTKENLGDRPDYGTLHRMSLQDRGLNQAHGDNAGRGSSSGLGSDTAPSPEAEHGEFSEGGNDSPGGNDSPGGEESPGGEYTPGG; this is translated from the coding sequence ATGCACCGCCCAGGCTACCTTCTGTCCCTCTTTCTGCCGCTGCTTCTGCTTTTCACCCTGTTGTCCCTGCAACGCCCGGCCCTTGCGGCCGAGGTTTCCCAGGACGCCATCGGCGAGGTCGCGTACCTCGCCGGATCGGTCATCGCGGAACGGGCCGACGGCTCGCTGCGCAGCCTGGCCATAAGCCAGCCGGTCCTGACCGGGGACGTGATCGTCACCGGCAGCCGCAGCCGCGTCGAGATCGTCTTCAACGATCGGTCGGTCTTCTCCCAGGGCCCGGACGGCCGCACCACCCTTGACGACTACGCCTACTCCGGCGAACCGTCCGGCGCGAAGATGCTCCTCAAGGTGGGCCTCGGCACGGTGCGCTACGTCACCGGCGAGATCGTCAAGAGCAACCCCGACGGGTTCGCCCTGGAGACCCCGCTGGCGACCATCGGCATCCGGGGCACCGAGGTCTACGCCGAGGTGGCGCCCCAGTCCGTGCGGGCGGGCGTGCTTTCCATGACCCCGGGCCACACCGTTTCGGTGGCCAGTCCGCGCCAGTCGCGGTCCATATCCGGCCCCGGCATGTCGGTGGAGGTCAGCCGCGACGGCGAGGTTTCGCCCCCGGCTCCCACGGCGCCCGAGGTCCGCGAACGGGTCATCCGCGAAGCCCCCCAGACCACCCAGGGCGAACGCCCTGGCGCAGCCTCGGTCACCCCGTCCGAGATTGCCAACCGGATCAAGGCGTTCGAGGAGGGCATCGACCGGACCAAGGAGAACCTCGGCGACAGGCCGGATTACGGAACCCTGCACCGCATGTCCCTGCAGGACAGGGGCCTTAACCAGGCCCACGGCGACAACGCCGGACGCGGCAGCAGCTCCGGGCTCGGCAGCGACACCGCCCCCAGCCCGGAAGCCGAGCACGGCGAATTCTCCGAAGGCGGCAACGATTCGCCCGGCGGCAACGACTCGCCCGGAGGTGAAGAGTCTCCAGGCGGCGAATACACGCCCGGTGGTTAA
- a CDS encoding tetratricopeptide repeat protein has protein sequence MKRRILQYTLVPALALLLAGCVMSTMTERQGTKAYLDKDYAEAKTKYEEAAADGNADAMYHLGVMYAEGQGVKQDYAKAAQLLQQAATLDQDDAQLMLGMFYIYGDGVPQDPAKGAALIKAAAENRNDTAMYYLGRLYALGLGMPKDLDQALSWMQDAQRAGFPVQEELLTKEGLAALDS, from the coding sequence ATGAAAAGACGAATTCTTCAATACACGCTGGTCCCCGCACTGGCCCTGCTGCTTGCGGGCTGCGTCATGAGCACCATGACCGAACGCCAAGGGACCAAGGCGTACCTGGACAAGGACTACGCCGAAGCCAAGACCAAGTACGAGGAGGCCGCCGCGGACGGCAACGCCGACGCCATGTACCATCTCGGCGTGATGTACGCCGAGGGCCAGGGCGTGAAACAGGATTACGCCAAGGCCGCGCAACTGCTCCAGCAGGCGGCCACCTTGGATCAGGACGACGCCCAGCTGATGCTCGGCATGTTCTACATCTACGGCGACGGCGTTCCCCAGGATCCGGCCAAGGGCGCGGCCCTGATCAAGGCCGCCGCCGAGAACCGCAACGACACCGCCATGTACTACCTTGGCAGGCTGTACGCCCTCGGCCTCGGCATGCCCAAGGATCTCGACCAGGCGCTCAGCTGGATGCAGGATGCCCAGAGGGCCGGATTCCCGGTCCAGGAGGAACTGCTCACCAAGGAAGGCCTGGCCGCTCTCGACAGCTAA
- a CDS encoding FecR family protein, protein MAAAIGEVVSLAGTVEVQQTDGITRKLELTHKVLAKDTIITGSRSHVEIVFIDDSVFSQGPESSTVLDEFVYSSSASKMLLKMGTGTFRYVTGQIVKQNPAGFALQTPSTTIGIRGTEVFAEATPEGEEIGVLSMTPGHQVDVSTASDRKTITSAGYSVKADKAGRLSDPSPTDPATRTRVIKAAPQTTQGELGSRPTNATDLDRRVEAFAGTIDRTKSDLAGMDKPDYQTLHNLSLQTTAESTAENDRDNSGSSGLGSDGGDGGGGGY, encoded by the coding sequence ATGGCGGCCGCCATCGGCGAAGTCGTATCCCTGGCCGGAACGGTCGAGGTCCAGCAGACGGACGGGATAACCCGCAAGCTGGAGCTGACGCACAAGGTACTGGCCAAGGACACCATCATCACAGGCTCCAGAAGCCACGTCGAGATCGTATTCATCGACGACTCGGTCTTCTCCCAGGGACCTGAATCCAGCACCGTGCTGGACGAATTCGTGTATTCATCCTCGGCCTCGAAGATGCTCCTCAAGATGGGCACCGGGACGTTCCGCTACGTGACCGGCCAGATCGTCAAGCAGAACCCGGCCGGGTTCGCGCTCCAGACGCCCTCCACCACCATAGGCATACGGGGCACCGAGGTCTTTGCCGAGGCGACCCCCGAGGGCGAGGAAATCGGCGTCCTCTCCATGACCCCCGGCCACCAGGTGGACGTCTCCACGGCCTCGGACCGCAAGACCATCACCTCGGCCGGTTACTCGGTCAAGGCCGACAAGGCCGGACGGCTCTCCGATCCCAGCCCGACCGACCCGGCCACCCGCACCCGGGTGATCAAGGCCGCGCCGCAAACCACCCAGGGCGAGCTGGGCAGCAGGCCCACCAACGCGACGGACCTCGACCGGCGTGTTGAGGCCTTTGCCGGTACCATCGACCGGACCAAGTCCGATCTGGCGGGCATGGACAAGCCCGACTACCAGACCCTGCACAACCTGTCCCTCCAGACCACAGCCGAAAGCACCGCCGAAAACGACCGCGACAACAGCGGCTCGTCCGGACTCGGCAGCGACGGCGGCGACGGCGGAGGCGGCGGGTACTAG